The genome window TTTTTAATCAAATGCCAAAATCGCACCGGGAATATTTTATAAAATGGATCAATGACGCTAAAACAAATGAAACCCGCAATAAACGCATCATTAATACGGTTAACGCCATGTTGCGTAAATGGGATTACGGGCAAATGATTAGAGCTATGAAAAAAGATCGCTAGTAACGTTTTGTTAACCTCCAATTCCTATCCGGCCAGATAAATAAAGCCGGAACCTTCACTACAGGTGCCAACATTAACTTTCTGTTAACCTTACCAATCCATCAAAATCAATCACTATTTTTGAGTTTTATCATATACCTTATGAAACTAAAACTCATCTTTTGTATTACTGCGGCCTGCGTAACCTCAGGGGCAATGGCGCAAACTCCCGGAAAGATTGAAAAAACCGGGCAAGTTTTGTTACCTAACGGCTGGAAGCTAAGTACGGCCGGGCGTTCCCTTGCGCTTGGTGATCTGCCGCTTAACATGCAGCTTTCCGCATCAGGAAAACTGCTGGCGGTTACCAACAACGGGCAAAGCACACAATCAATCCAATTGATAGACCCTAAAACGGAAAAGCTGCTTGACGAAAGGATCATCAAAAAATCATGGTATGGGCTGGCCTTTAGCCACGATGAGAAAATGCTGTACGCATCGGGCGGTAATGACAACCGCATCCTGGCATATCCCATTCAAAACAAAAAGATAGGCGTAGCTGATACGATAATTCTCGGCGCCTCCTGGCCAAAAAACAAGATCTGCACAACGGGGATCACCGTTAATAAAAGCAACAGCCGCTTATACACGGTAACTAAAGAAGACAGCGCGCTTTACGTAATTGAACCTGCCACCCATAAGATATTAAACCGCGTTAAATTACCTGCCGAGGCCTACAGCTGCATCCTCTCCCCCGACGAAAAAACCTTATACATTTCCATTTGGGGCGGCGAAGAGGTTTGCTGTTATGATACCCACACGGGCAAATTAACCGGAAGCATAAAAACCGGCAGCCACCCCAATGAGTTGCTGCTGAATAAAAAAGGCACCTGGTTATTTGTAGCCAACGCTAATGACAATTCGGTTTCGGTCATCAATACGGCTACCCGAAAAACGGCCGAAGTATTCTCCACTACATTATATCCCACAAAACTAACCGGTTCCACCACCAACGGACTGGCGCTATCAGCCAATGAAAAAATGTTGTACATCGCCAATGCCGACAACAACTGCCTTGCGGTATTTGACGTTGGCAATCCGGGCAGCAGCAAAAGTGCGGGGTTTATTCCCGTTGGCTGGTATCCAACAAATGTTAAGATACTGGGTAACAAAATATTGGTAGCTAATGGCAAAGGCTTTACTTCGATGGCCAACCCACGGGGACCACAGCCGGTTAAAAAAACCGACAACAGCGGTTACCAAAAAGGTGCAGTAAATAGCAGGGAACAATATATCGGTGGGTTATTTAAAGGCACACTTTCCTTTATTGACGAGCCTGCCGAAACAAAACTTAAAGCTTATACCAAGCAAGTTTACGCCAATACCCCTTTTAATAATAAGATTGCAGCAAATGCCGCCGGTGAGGCCGGCAACCCGATTCCAAGAAAACGGGGTGATAAATCTCCCATTAAATATGTCTTCTATATCATCAAAGAAAACCGCACTTACGACCAGGTTTTAGGCGATATACCGAAGGGCAACGGCGATACGTCGCTGTGTATTTTCGGCAGCAAGGTAACGCCAAACCTGCATGCAATTGCAAACGAATTTGTTTTGCTGGATAATTTTTATGTAGATGCCGAGGTAAGTGCCGACGGGCATAACTGGAGCATGGCAGCTTACGCTACAGACTTTATTGAAAAAACATGGCCAACCAGCTATGGTGGCCGCGGAGGCAATTATGACAGTGAAGGCACCCGTAAGGCAGGCGACCCGCGCGACGGCTATATTTGGGACTATTGTAAAAGAGCAGGTATAAGCTACCGTACCTATGGCGAGTTTGTAGATGACGGCAAACCAAATATTAAAGCGTTAAAGGACCATTACTGTGCGCAGGCACCAGGCTTTAACCTGGATATTACTGACATAAAGCGTTATGAAGTTTGGGCGCATGATTTTGATTCGCTCCGCAGCATAAATTCCGTACCGCAATTTAACACGATAAGAATTAGCAACGATCATACCAGCGGGCAAAAAAAAGGGGCCATCTCCCCCATTGCCGCCGTTGCTGATAACGACCAGGGCGTTGGCCGCTTTATTGAACACCTATCTCAAAGCCCTATCTGGAAAGAATCTGTTGTTTTTGTATTGGAAGACGATGCCCAAAACGGCCCCGACCATATTGATGCCCACCGTTCACCGGTTTATATTGCCGGCCCTTATGTGAAACGCAATGCGGTGATCCATAATATGTACTCCACATCCGGCGTGTTGCGCACCATTGAGCTGATATTAGGTCTGCCGCCTATGAGCCAGTATGATGCAGCTGCTATGCCTATGTTTGAGTGCTTTACCGGCAAGGCCGACCTATCTTCGTACAAGTTGAAACCGGCAGAGGTTAATTTGGAACAACGTAATGTTGCCGATAATAAAAGCAGCCTTAAATCAGCACATTTTAATTTTTCCAAAGAAGACGCTGTGCCTGATTTAGCCCTTAATGAGGTGATCTGGAAATATGTAAAAGGAGAAAATGCAGTTATGCCGGCACCAAAACGGAGCGCATTTGTAATATTGGAGAAGAAAAAAAAGAACGATGACGATTAACCGGGCAGGTTCTCAACCACCAGCGCTGTTTGAATACCATTAATCAGAATCTACTTCATTATATTAAATGGTTCGGCCTGCAGCCGGACCGTTTTTTATAATCACTCATCTCATGATATGCATCATTCCCTTTTTAAAAACAATTTCCTAATTTAGAAAGTTTTACAAGCAATACATCAACCCTCATGGCCCTATTAGAAAACGAATTTCTGAAAGTAACCGTAAGCACAAAGGGAGCCCAGCTCACTTCTGTTTATAACAAAGTAACTCAAACCGAGCACCTATGGCAGGCCTACCCAAACATTTGGCCTTGGCACGCGCCAAACCTGTTCCCGGTGGTTGGCGGTTTAATAAAAGACGAGTTAATGGTTGAGGGTAACGCCTACCACATGGGCAGGCATGGTTTTGCGCGTCAGTCGGAATTTGTTTTGCTGGAAAGCGATGAAGTCCATGCCGTTTATTCACTCCCGAACAGCGAAACCACATCGCAGGTTTACCCTTATAAATTTGATTTCCAGGTTCTGTATACGTTAATAGATAATGCACTGCGCTTAACTTACAAACTCATTAATCACGATAAAAAAACCATTTACTTTTCTGTTGGCGGCCATCCTGCGTTCCGGGTTCCGTTCAATGAAGGCGAAAAGTATGAAGATTATTACCTGGAGTTTGAAACTGACGAAAAACTGGTAACGCATCTTCTTTCGGCAGATGGTTTTTTTAATGGTGAAACCCAACCCGTTCCAACACCAAAAAACCGCCTTTATTTAACAAGGGATTTGTTTAATGCCGATGCCCTGGTTTTTAAGGATCATAAATCGCGAGAGGTATGTATTAAGAGTGATAAACACGAGCAATCATTATCAGTAGAATTTCCGCATTTTAACTACTTGGGAATTTGGGCCAAACCCGGGGCCGATTTTGTGTGTATTGAGCCCTGGCTTGGCTGCGCCGATACCGTTGGTAAACATGTTGACATTAGCCAAAAAGAAGATATGCAACATTTAAAACCGGGGCATGTGTTTGAAGCGGCATATTTTATTAGTGTTTAAGAAAATATAATGTTTGTCTGAAACAAATAATGTATGTTCCTAATCGTACATCGCCCCGCAAAACTCGGTGGAAGGCAAAAAATTTCTTGACGTGTTGCAGGATGCTTTTACAAGGTGGGATGTAAATGGAATGGTGAGCTTTCAATATCAAACAGAAATATATACCGGACACTTATAA of Mucilaginibacter xinganensis contains these proteins:
- a CDS encoding bifunctional YncE family protein/alkaline phosphatase family protein; translated protein: MKLKLIFCITAACVTSGAMAQTPGKIEKTGQVLLPNGWKLSTAGRSLALGDLPLNMQLSASGKLLAVTNNGQSTQSIQLIDPKTEKLLDERIIKKSWYGLAFSHDEKMLYASGGNDNRILAYPIQNKKIGVADTIILGASWPKNKICTTGITVNKSNSRLYTVTKEDSALYVIEPATHKILNRVKLPAEAYSCILSPDEKTLYISIWGGEEVCCYDTHTGKLTGSIKTGSHPNELLLNKKGTWLFVANANDNSVSVINTATRKTAEVFSTTLYPTKLTGSTTNGLALSANEKMLYIANADNNCLAVFDVGNPGSSKSAGFIPVGWYPTNVKILGNKILVANGKGFTSMANPRGPQPVKKTDNSGYQKGAVNSREQYIGGLFKGTLSFIDEPAETKLKAYTKQVYANTPFNNKIAANAAGEAGNPIPRKRGDKSPIKYVFYIIKENRTYDQVLGDIPKGNGDTSLCIFGSKVTPNLHAIANEFVLLDNFYVDAEVSADGHNWSMAAYATDFIEKTWPTSYGGRGGNYDSEGTRKAGDPRDGYIWDYCKRAGISYRTYGEFVDDGKPNIKALKDHYCAQAPGFNLDITDIKRYEVWAHDFDSLRSINSVPQFNTIRISNDHTSGQKKGAISPIAAVADNDQGVGRFIEHLSQSPIWKESVVFVLEDDAQNGPDHIDAHRSPVYIAGPYVKRNAVIHNMYSTSGVLRTIELILGLPPMSQYDAAAMPMFECFTGKADLSSYKLKPAEVNLEQRNVADNKSSLKSAHFNFSKEDAVPDLALNEVIWKYVKGENAVMPAPKRSAFVILEKKKKNDDD
- a CDS encoding aldose 1-epimerase family protein, whose translation is MALLENEFLKVTVSTKGAQLTSVYNKVTQTEHLWQAYPNIWPWHAPNLFPVVGGLIKDELMVEGNAYHMGRHGFARQSEFVLLESDEVHAVYSLPNSETTSQVYPYKFDFQVLYTLIDNALRLTYKLINHDKKTIYFSVGGHPAFRVPFNEGEKYEDYYLEFETDEKLVTHLLSADGFFNGETQPVPTPKNRLYLTRDLFNADALVFKDHKSREVCIKSDKHEQSLSVEFPHFNYLGIWAKPGADFVCIEPWLGCADTVGKHVDISQKEDMQHLKPGHVFEAAYFISV